One Mesotoga infera genomic window, AAGTCTCTTCTCTTCCCACCCAGCCCTCTATGCCTGTCTTCTTTTCTTCAAGATCCTTGTAGATGGAGAAGAAATGCTCGATCTCCTTAAGTAGATGAGGAGGAACATCATCCAGGCTTTCTATATAGTTCCAGACCGGATCGTGAATCGGAACGCAGAGAACCTTTTCGTCTGAACCTTTCTCGTCCCACATCTTGAATGCGCCTATTGGCTTTGCCTCAATTAAACACCCCGGGAAAGTCGGCTCCCAGAGCAAAACCATTGCATCCAGAGGATCCTCGTCTTCGGCAAGAGTATTCAGTATGAATCCATAGTCCATTGGGTAATGAACAGCCGAAAAAAGGGTCCTGTCGAACCTTATCCTCTTGAGTTTCTTATCATACTCATACTTATTCCTACTTCCTTTAGGAATCTCTATCATTATGTCCAGAACGATTTCTTCCTGCATTGTGTTCACCTCCCGCACAATTATGCCAGAAAAACCATGGCTCATTATCATGAAAAAGAAGAACCCCTAGGGGGTTCTTCTTAACGTCTTTCAAAACACTCTACCTGTTGTTAAACAAGAATACCCAGGCAGCAGCGTCTTCACCATCTATCTTCCCGTCCTTGGGGAATGAAATGTCGCATATTGCAATGTCTTCAGGATCAGTTGAACCTATCTTCTCGACCAGATACTCGAAATCCCTCTCGTCGACAATGCCATCGCCATTGATGTCAAGACTGTCATCTACATGATGCGCTAGATCAGCGAATATCGGGAGATACATCTCTCTTGCTTCGATCTCCCAAAATCCTAACTGTCCACTCTCATACTGTTCCTCACTAATAGCCGGAATGACATAATAGCCGCCGTCTCCCCAGTTATAAGCCCAGGAGTTCTTGATTATCCAGAAGGTGGTTGCTGTGAACTCCGGAGAACCGGCCTGTGTTGGATCCAAATACGTGTAGCTTTCGATTTCTTCGTCCAGTATAGGAGTTGCATCAGGATTCGTCCTGCCGGCTAGGATTATGTCATCGAGCTCTGTGGCATCCGCCCATCCAACTAGAGTAACTGCGTGTCCCCCCGTGCTGTAATCGCCTTCAACAGGAGAGAAGATTCCCTTGGAATAGAAGTTGAAACTGTATGGAACTGAGAAAGCGACGGCAAGCGAACCGTAATCAGCAATAGCTGTCTTGATCATATTCAGATAATCCTCGTAGCTATATCCTAAGCGAGCTGCCGTTGTTGCAGGAGGTATCATCACACTTCTCGAGGACTTCAGCAGCGGGGCATTGTAAGCTGATGGCGGCAGTGGGACTTCTTCTCTAGGATCAAGATATACCTCCGAGTAGGGGGCATACTGCTCCTCCATCATTCCATACCTGATGAGATTATACATGGCAAAGTAGCTGTTTCCACCCTCAAGGCTGTTCCTGTCCTGAACATAGTTGTCAGGTGAAAAGCTGTAGATGTCCCAGTCGATGTTGTGATAGGTTCCCCATCGTTCCGAATAATCCAGGGTGTTATCTACGTTTCCGTTAATCCCATAGATCTGTACTGCAAGAGCGCTTTCAAAGGAGCCGACAGTTGCAAAAGACCAGCAACTACCGTGGATAAACTGGTCGCGAATCGGTTCAAGCCTTACGAATGACTTCTCCGCTACCTCTCTTGGTTTCAAGAGAATGTAGGTTGACATGATTAGGTCATCAGTAGTAGTCATTCCTTGAATAGTGAAGTCTTCGGCTTCTTCTATGTATTTCATCCTAAGATACTCCACAAACCTTTCATTGACGACCCTGGGGAGGTCAATATGGCCGCACAGCTTCTCAAATATCGCATCAACACTTTCGATATACGCTGTCTCAAGCTTGGCAACAAAGCTCTCTTCTAAGCCTGCTTCCCAACTCAAATTCATCCTACTGATAGAGCTGCTTATACGGGTTTCTATCTCGCTAACTTGATCTGCAATACTTGAAAGTGCAAGTGAAGAGAAGAACCCCACACACAGCACAATAACCAGAATCTTCTTCATTGTCATCCCCCCCTTCACTCTATGAACACAATGGGTTCATAATCAAGGATAAACCCGTCGACTGAACCATTGTTGACGTCTCTGAAGGCGGGATTTGGCAGATCGGGATAGAAGCCATATGTATCCCAGTAACCTTCGTACGCCAGTCCAACGGCAATGATCTCGCCTTCATAATCCTCAGGAACTGAGAAAGTGAGAGTTGCGAAGACATCATCGGCAGCTTCAGCTTCATCTGCTCCATTCAAGAAGGCCTTGTAAAGGGTAACTGCTTCATCACTACTCTTGAATGTTCCAACGTCTTTCAGACCTTCCATAAAGTTTCCGAATTCGACGCTTTCGAGAACCAAACCTTCGCTGTTCCACAGAGAGAGTTGAATGTATCTGACGTCATACAAATCGGCAAAACTCGCTACATTCTCTGTCATGATACCAACGGTAAATGAATCTCCGGGCCCTATATCGCTGTCAGGAGTTGAAAGGCTGATTACAGGTTTTTCATCAGAGTCATACCTCTCCCGTAAGGCAAAGGCCTTGTAAGCTTCACCGTAGTCGTTAAGCGTGCCTCGAAATACATGGGCCTCAACCCATCTAGCATAAACAGTGTTGAGATCAAATCCGACTTCAGCAAACTTGTAGAACAGAACATATCCGCTGTATGGCCCCTCAACTCCGAGGTAAT contains:
- a CDS encoding inorganic diphosphatase, whose protein sequence is MQEEIVLDIMIEIPKGSRNKYEYDKKLKRIRFDRTLFSAVHYPMDYGFILNTLAEDEDPLDAMVLLWEPTFPGCLIEAKPIGAFKMWDEKGSDEKVLCVPIHDPVWNYIESLDDVPPHLLKEIEHFFSIYKDLEEKKTGIEGWVGREET
- a CDS encoding peptidase C1 — protein: MKKILVIVLCVGFFSSLALSSIADQVSEIETRISSSISRMNLSWEAGLEESFVAKLETAYIESVDAIFEKLCGHIDLPRVVNERFVEYLRMKYIEEAEDFTIQGMTTTDDLIMSTYILLKPREVAEKSFVRLEPIRDQFIHGSCWSFATVGSFESALAVQIYGINGNVDNTLDYSERWGTYHNIDWDIYSFSPDNYVQDRNSLEGGNSYFAMYNLIRYGMMEEQYAPYSEVYLDPREEVPLPPSAYNAPLLKSSRSVMIPPATTAARLGYSYEDYLNMIKTAIADYGSLAVAFSVPYSFNFYSKGIFSPVEGDYSTGGHAVTLVGWADATELDDIILAGRTNPDATPILDEEIESYTYLDPTQAGSPEFTATTFWIIKNSWAYNWGDGGYYVIPAISEEQYESGQLGFWEIEAREMYLPIFADLAHHVDDSLDINGDGIVDERDFEYLVEKIGSTDPEDIAICDISFPKDGKIDGEDAAAWVFLFNNR